The Candidatus Hydrogenedentota bacterium genome includes a region encoding these proteins:
- the aceE gene encoding pyruvate dehydrogenase (acetyl-transferring), homodimeric type produces MSQENSSGVWEENLRDWYDALTAVIDKEGPEAAAKLLAWLTERAGEEGIKLPFHANTPYVNTISPENEPVYPGDREMERLIKSLIRWNAMAMVVRANRESDGIGGHISTYASAATLYEVGFNHFFRNRTDDYGGDQIFFQGHASPGIYARAFLEGRLSTTQMENFRRELRPGGGLSSYPHPWLMPDFWSFPTVSMGLGPIMAIYQARFNRYLENRSIKTTPGGHVWAFLGDGETDEPETLGAISLASREHLDNLIFVINCNLQRLDGPVRGNGHIIQELESVFRGAGWNVIKVLWSSDWNELFAQDTENILPGVLGSIVDGAYQKFSVESGSYVRKKLLEKEPRLESFLSKVTDTQLRQLRRGGHDPLKVFAAYEQAVNHAGSPTVILAKTIKGYGMGESGEGKNITHQQKKLNEDELWEFRGRFGIPVSDEEIAFAPFYKPADDSPVLKYLHKQRERLGGYLPQRTVTASPLKMPESSLFDEFHKGAERPASSTMAFVRILMKLLRDPVIGKKIVPIVPDEARTFGMDGLFRQIGIYSSLGQQYEPVDSENLLYYREATDGQILEEGITEAGAMSSFLAAGTAYATHGVTMIPFFVYYSMFGMQRIGDLIWAGGDMRAKGFLIGGTAGRTTLAGEGLQHQDGQSHLLAMPVPNLHTYDPAFAYELAVIIEEGLHRMYEKEEDCFYYITVYNESYPMPAPPDDPKLKEGILKGLYRFRECPAVWKSKAKHKAALLGSGPILNEVLKAQDFLGENYHVDASVWSVPSYKALRYDGMHCDRYNMLHPDKPDKIPYVTQCLGEEEGVIVAASDYVKMIPDSIARWIPNGLTSLGTDGYGRSECRETLRSFFEVDYRYISIAVLSGLVQRGELESDEVRKAMTMLGIPADKDDPLLS; encoded by the coding sequence ATGAGTCAGGAAAATAGCTCCGGAGTATGGGAAGAGAATTTACGGGATTGGTATGACGCTCTTACCGCCGTCATCGATAAAGAAGGGCCTGAGGCTGCCGCCAAGCTATTGGCTTGGCTCACAGAGCGTGCCGGTGAGGAAGGCATTAAATTACCCTTTCATGCAAACACACCCTACGTGAACACCATCTCTCCCGAGAATGAGCCCGTCTATCCTGGCGACCGAGAGATGGAGCGTCTTATCAAATCTTTGATTCGGTGGAATGCCATGGCGATGGTCGTCCGTGCGAACCGTGAATCTGACGGTATTGGCGGCCATATCTCGACCTACGCTTCTGCTGCCACCTTGTATGAGGTCGGCTTTAACCACTTCTTCCGCAACCGTACCGACGATTACGGCGGCGATCAGATCTTTTTCCAAGGTCACGCTTCGCCGGGTATTTATGCACGCGCTTTCCTTGAAGGCCGTCTGTCCACAACACAGATGGAAAACTTCCGACGTGAATTGCGTCCCGGCGGCGGGTTGTCTTCCTATCCTCATCCTTGGCTTATGCCTGACTTTTGGAGTTTCCCGACAGTGAGCATGGGCTTGGGGCCCATCATGGCGATCTATCAGGCGCGCTTCAATCGTTATCTCGAAAATCGTTCGATCAAAACGACGCCGGGCGGACATGTGTGGGCTTTTCTCGGGGATGGTGAAACGGATGAGCCCGAGACCCTGGGCGCTATTAGCTTGGCTTCGCGGGAGCATCTGGACAACCTTATTTTTGTTATCAACTGTAACTTGCAGCGTTTGGATGGACCTGTACGCGGCAACGGGCACATCATTCAAGAATTAGAGTCGGTCTTCCGTGGCGCAGGATGGAACGTTATCAAGGTCTTGTGGAGCAGCGATTGGAATGAGCTTTTTGCTCAAGACACGGAAAATATTCTGCCCGGCGTGTTGGGCTCCATTGTTGACGGCGCCTATCAAAAATTTAGTGTAGAGTCCGGTTCTTATGTGCGCAAAAAACTGCTTGAAAAGGAGCCGCGTTTAGAGTCTTTCCTCTCAAAAGTTACAGATACGCAATTACGTCAGTTGCGGCGCGGCGGTCACGATCCGCTTAAAGTTTTCGCCGCTTATGAACAAGCCGTAAATCACGCGGGCAGTCCCACCGTTATCCTCGCAAAAACCATCAAAGGCTACGGCATGGGCGAGAGCGGTGAAGGCAAAAATATTACCCACCAACAGAAGAAGCTGAATGAAGATGAGCTTTGGGAATTCCGGGGCCGCTTCGGCATACCCGTTTCTGATGAAGAAATTGCCTTTGCGCCCTTTTATAAACCGGCCGATGATAGTCCCGTGCTCAAGTATTTGCACAAACAACGGGAACGGTTGGGCGGCTATCTGCCCCAGCGCACGGTGACGGCTTCCCCCTTGAAAATGCCCGAATCGAGTTTATTTGATGAGTTTCACAAGGGAGCTGAACGTCCTGCCTCGTCGACTATGGCTTTTGTGCGCATCTTGATGAAGCTGCTGCGCGATCCTGTGATCGGAAAGAAGATTGTGCCTATCGTCCCGGATGAGGCGCGCACCTTCGGCATGGATGGACTTTTCCGTCAAATCGGAATCTACTCCTCCTTGGGTCAACAATACGAACCGGTAGACTCAGAAAACCTGCTCTATTATCGGGAAGCGACAGATGGTCAAATATTGGAAGAGGGGATTACGGAAGCCGGCGCCATGTCATCCTTTTTGGCTGCGGGAACTGCCTACGCCACCCACGGCGTCACCATGATTCCCTTCTTCGTTTATTATTCTATGTTCGGTATGCAGCGCATCGGTGATCTGATCTGGGCAGGCGGCGATATGCGTGCTAAAGGCTTTCTCATCGGCGGTACTGCAGGACGCACAACGCTGGCAGGTGAAGGTTTACAGCATCAAGACGGACAGAGCCACCTCTTAGCCATGCCTGTGCCCAACCTCCATACCTACGATCCTGCCTTTGCCTATGAATTGGCTGTCATTATTGAAGAGGGACTGCATCGGATGTATGAAAAAGAGGAAGATTGTTTCTATTACATTACGGTGTACAATGAATCCTATCCCATGCCTGCGCCGCCGGATGATCCTAAACTCAAAGAGGGTATCCTGAAGGGTCTCTATCGGTTCCGAGAATGTCCCGCAGTTTGGAAATCCAAGGCAAAACATAAGGCAGCGCTTCTTGGCAGCGGTCCCATACTGAACGAAGTATTGAAGGCGCAAGACTTTCTTGGTGAAAATTATCATGTAGATGCCTCGGTTTGGAGTGTGCCCAGCTATAAGGCCCTGCGTTATGACGGCATGCACTGTGACCGGTATAACATGCTCCATCCTGATAAGCCCGATAAAATCCCCTATGTGACCCAATGTTTAGGCGAGGAAGAAGGGGTCATTGTAGCCGCCTCTGATTATGTTAAAATGATTCCCGACAGTATCGCACGGTGGATACCTAATGGACTGACCAGCCTCGGAACCGATGGCTACGGAAGAAGCGAATGCCGGGAGACGCTGCGTTCCTTTTTCGAAGTAGATTATCGT